In Helicobacter mastomyrinus, the sequence ATATTTTAGGGCAGGAGGTAAGCTATCCGGAGAGCTATTATAGGGGCGAGTATATCATCAATTTAGCCAAAGAGTGCGAAAAGCACTTTGGAAAGGATATATTTAAAAGTGAAGATTCTATCCCCACATTGGCGGATTTTGGCAAGAATGCGATGCTAGAAGAGATTAAGGCAAATCTTGCATTGCTTGGTATAAGCTTTGATAACTTTGTGAGTGAAAAAGTCCTCTATGCGCAATGGCAGGCCACATTAAATAGCCTCAAAGCACATCAGGGCATTTACGAGAGTGAGGGCAAAGTATGGATAGCTTCCTCTCAACTTAGCGATGAGAAAGACCGCGTTTTAGTGCGTGAAAATGGCGAACCGACCTATCTAGCTGGAGATATTATCTACCATAGAGATAAGTTTATGCGGGATTTTACGCATTATATTAATATTTGGGGTGCAGACCATCACGGCTATATTGCACGTGTGAAGGCAGCTATTCACTTTTTAGGTTATGATGAGGGCAAGCTTGAAGTGCTTTTGTCTCAAATGGTGAGTCTTCTCAAAGGCGGAGAACCTTACAAAATGAGTAAGCGCGCGGGTAATTTTATCCTTCTTAAAGATGTGGTAGCAGATATCGGGGCGGACGCTCTGCGCTTTATTTTCCTCTCTAAAAAGCCCGATACACATCTAGAATTTGATGTCAATGACCTAAACAAGCAGGATTCTAGCAATCCTGTGTATTATATCAATTATGCCAATGCGCGAATCCACACGATATTTGAAAAGGCAGGGATTGTAATGGGTGACCTACCCTTAAAAGATAGCCTCAACCTCAATGATGATGCAAAGGCGCTTTTGTTTGAAGCCCTTTGTCTCCCTCAAATGATAGAATCTAGCTTCCGCGATAGAGAGATTCAAAAAATATGCGAATATCTTAAAAGTCTCGCTGCGAGTCTGCACGGATTCTATAATGCGCATAAAATCCTGCAAACTCTACAGCAAGATGATTATCTCTATGTGCTTAAAGTTGTTAGCCATAGCCTCACGCTTGGGCTAAAGCTGCTCGGGATCAGCGCGAAAACAAAAATGTAGCAAATTTTTATGCTGCCCCCTAGCCCCTCCTGCATTATCCCTGCACTAAAAGACGCCTTCCCGCATACGATACCCATTATGCTTGGCTATGTTTTTATGGGTGCTGTGTTTGGAATCTTGCTACAAAAATCCGGCTTTAATGCACTTTGGGCGTTTGCTATGGCGATTGTTATTTATGGTGGCACGACACAATTTATCGCTGTTGGGCTTATGGCAAATGGTGTGGGGCTATGGGAGAGCTTCTTGCTTGTATCAATGATTAATGCACGTCAAATTTTTTACTCTATCAGTATGCTGGAGCGTTTTAAACAAATGGGTAAAAAATCTTACTATATGATTTATTCCTTAACCGATGAGACTTTAGCACTTTTAAATCTTAAGACACCAAAGGTGGGAGTGGATAGGCAATGGTTTGATTTCTTTATCTCGTTTTTGAATCAATGCTATTGGGTGGTGGGCTGCACTCTTTGGGCATTATTGAGTGAATATCTTCACTTTGAGCCTAAGGGCTTAGAATTTGTGATGAGTGCGATTTTTGTTGTGATTTTTATCGAGCAATGGCGTAATAAGGCTATGCGCACTCCAGCACTTATTGGTATTATCATAAGCCTTGTGTGTCTATGTATCTTTGGTTCGGGGCATTTCTTGCTTCCTGCGTTGTTAGGAATCTGCATTGTGCTAAGCCTTAGGAGGAAGTCCCTTGTTGCCTGAAATCTATCATTCTATGTTGCTTGTTGCGCTCATTGGGCTAAATACCGCCTTGAGCAGATTCCTGCCATTTTGGATTTTGCTAAATCTACTCCTGCGTATATTGTCTTTTTAGGCAAAGTGCTGCCAAGTGCGATTATTGCTATGCTGATTGTGTATTGCCTTAAGGATACGGATTTAAGCCAATATCCCTATGGGCTAAATGAGATTGTCGCCGTATGTGTGGTGGTAGGCATACATACTGCTTTTAAGATTCCCGTGCTAAGCATTATCTGCGGGACTATTACTTATATGCTTCTTGTGCAAAGTGATATATTAAATCTATTGTGAGGAAAATGTAGAGATTTTGCTCAAATTTATGGTTTTTTGATACTTATTAAGCAAACCATCACTTCAAACGAATGCGGGATTCTCTTGTTTCTTTTTTATAAAGGGCGAGTAGGTAATCTGGCGAAAAGCTTAAATGCGCAAGTATTGGCTAGTGCTAAAATACAAGTTGAAATTAGCTTGGCAATATATACCTCGCTCACCCTTGTAAAAAGCAAAAAACTAAATCCTTAAAGCATATTGCTAGAAAGATTCAAAAACCTCAAAACAGGATAAATTATTATCAAATGGCACTTGAAAAAGGTTTTGTTTAAGCTTGTGTATGCTGGTGGATAAGCACAGATTCTATAAGCGCATCAATATCTCCATCAAGCACACCATTAGTATCACTTGTAGCGTAATTACTGCGTAAATCTTTGACTTGCTGATAGGGGGCAAGGACATAGGAGCGGATTTGATGTCCCCAGCCGATTTCACTTTTATCCGTAGCGCTGCTCCGCGCCATTTTCTGCATTTCTAGCTCATAGAGCTTGGATTTAAGCATTTTAATGGCAGTGGCTTTGTTTTTATGCTGACTTCTATCGTTTTGGCATTGCACGACTATGCCGGTGGGGAAATGCGTGATTCTAATAGCAGATTCTGTTTTGTTTACGTGCTGTCCTCCTGCACCGCTCGCGCGATACGTATCTATGCGAATGTCTTTATCCTCGATGTCAATTTGTATATCATCATCTAGCTCGGGACTTACCTGCACACTTGCAAAGCTCGTATGCCGCTTGGCATTGGCATCAAATGGGGAGATTCTTACCAATCTATGCACGCCATTTTCCGCCTTTGCATAGCCATAGGCATTTTCACCTTTTATAATAAACGCCGCACCCTTGATTCCCGCTTCTTCACCATCTTGCAAATCAAGTAGCTCAACTTTGAATCCTCTCCTTTCACCCCAACGCAAATACATACGATAGAGTATACTCGCCCAATCCTGCGACTCCGTCCCACCTGCACCGGGCTGAATGGTAATAATCGCATTTGAACCATCGTTCTCCCCGCTCAACATCACTTGTATTTCATTTTTTTGTATATGTTCTTGTAGGGCAGAGGCGGATTCAAAAAGTAGCTCTAATGTAGCAGAATCTGCTTCGTTTGTAGCGATTTCATAGAGTTCTTGTGCGTCATCAAGCTCTTGCTTCATTGCGTTAAAACTGCCCAAGATTCTCTCATATTTGCGCTTTTGCTTGGCTGCTTCCGCTGCTTTTTGTGCGTCTTTCCAAAAGCTCTCATCACTTTGCAAAGATTCAATCTTATCTAGCTCTGTTTGCATTGCTTGAGGATTGAGAATCTTTGCGATATTCTCGCATTTTGTGTGTAAAGTCTTTAGCAATTCACCATATTCATAAGAATCCATATCTACCCCTTAAGCTTAAAACCCACAATTGTAGCACATATTGATATATCATAAAAAACCCTTGAAATTATAATCATATATTGAGGAGTTGAACCCTCGCTGTATTATTTGCAAGCATAAAATATTCTCAAAGTTTAATAATTTTTAAGAAAATAAAATTCGCAAAATCACTAAGTAGATTTTTAATAAAATTAGGTATTATGTAGCTTTTTCAACAATGAAGGATAAGGGGGTTTTTTATGAATCAGCTAACAGGCGCACAAATGGTGATTGAAGCCTTGCATTTAGAGGGCGTTAAAGTCATATTTGGCTATCCCGGTGGTGCCGTTTTACATATTTATGATGAAATCTACAAGCAACAATATTTTAATCATATTTTAGCGCGGCACGAGCAAGGTGCGGTGCATGCAGCCGATGGATATGCACGTAGTAGTGGAGAAGTGGGCGTGGCTATCATTACTTCAGGTCCGGGCTTTACAAACGCTATTACCGGCATCGCTACTGCCTATACAGATTCTATCCCGCTAGTAGTTATTAGCGGACAAGTGCCTATCACGCAAATTGGCACAGACGCATTTCAGGAGATTGACGCAGTGGGGATTTCACGCCCTTGCACGAAGCATAATTTCCTTGTGCGGCATATTACCGAGCTTCCTAGAATCTTGAAAGAAGCCTTTTATATCGCTAAAAGTGGGCGTCAGGGTCCCGTGCTGGTGGATATTCCAAAGGATATTACAGGCACATTAGGAGAATTTACCTATCCAAATAGTATTACATTGCAAAGTTATAAGCCCACGATTAAGGGCAATCCTCGTCAAATCAAAAAGCTTTGTGAAGCCCTTATATGCGCTAAAAAGCCGCTTTTGTATATCGGGGGCGGGGCGATTCTCTCTAATGCGGGTGAAGATGTGCGGGAGTTAGCCCATCGCACAGGGATTCCCTGTGTGGAGACACTCCTTGCGCGTGGGGTGTTAGCGCATAATGATGAGAATCTACTAGGAATGCTAGGAATGCACGGCAGCTATGCGGCGAATATGGCAGTGAGTGAGTGCGACTTGCTCGTGTGCTTGGGCGCGAGGTTTGATGATAGGGTAACAGGTAGATTAAGCGATTTTGCTAAGGGTGCGAAAATCGCGCATATTGATATTGATCCTAGCTCTATTGGCAAGATTGTAAGCGTGGATTTCCCCATAGTTGGGGATTTGAAGCATATATTAGCCGATATGATGATTGAGCTTAGTACATACAATAGTGAGCATATCGCCGAGTGGAAGGCGTATTTGCACACTTTAGCAAAGCAAAATCCGCTCACTTATACGGGTAGCACAGATTCTATCAAGCCTCAATGGGTCGTGCAAAAAATCGGCGAAATGCTAGGCGATAAGGCGATAATTACCACTGATGTGGGGCAGCATCAAATGTGGGCGGCGCAATTCTATCCCTTTAGCTTCCCACGTCAATTCCTCACAAGCGGCGGACTTGGCACGATGGGCTATGGGCTACCTGCGGCACTTGGGGCAAAACTCGCCCGTGAGGATAAGCATATTATCAATATTACAGGCGATGGCTCGATTTTAATGAATATCCAAGAGCTAATGACTTGCGTGGAGTATAATATCCCCCTTGTGAGCGTGATTTTGAATAATAATTACTTAGGTATGGTGCGGCAATGGCAGAGCTTCTTTTATGATAATCGCTTCTCCCACGTAGATTTAAGTATGCAGCCTGATTTTATTAAGCTTATAGAATCTTTTGGCGGTGTGGGTTTTAGAGTAGAGTGCAAAGAGACATTTGAAAATGCTTTAAAACAAGCCCTAGCAGCAAAAAAAGTAGCTTTTATTGAGGTGATAGTAGATAGGCACGAAGATGTGCTGCCTATGGTGCCAACGGGCGGGGCGTTGCACGAGATGATACTTCATAAAAAACAAAAATAGTTCTAAAGGGAGCAAATAATGGAAACAAAGCACAAAGAGCTTAAAAAAAGCATTTGTATTAATGTGATTAATGAGCATAGCGTTTTAGCGCGGATTTCAGGGCTTTTTTCAGCAAGGGGCTATAATATAGAATCTTTGACTACTGCACCTATCCCTAATACTAATCTCTCGCGCATTACAATTGTAACACAAGGTTCAGCCGTGGTGATAGAGCAGATTATTAAGCAGCTTCATAAGCTTATCCCTGTGGTGAGTGTGGTTTCAAACGATGATTTGCTTGAGAAAGAAGCCGTGTTAGTAAAGATTCCTTTAAGTGAGCGTTTAGCAGATATAGAAGTGCTATGCAAGGCGTATAATGGCAAAATTGTTAATGCTAATGAAAAATACATCATCGTTATTGCCACAGACAAGCCCAATGCCATTAGCCAATTTATTGCTGCGATAAAAACTTTCAACCCTAAAGAGATTATCCGCAGTGGCGTGATTGCGATGGAAAAATAATAAACGATAGAATCTAAGGAGCATTTATGAGGGTAAAATTAGGTGTGAATATCGACCATATCGCTACTTTGCGCGAGGCAAGGGCAATTTATGAGCCAGATGTGCTGGAGGCAGTATTTGTGGCAAAAAATGCCGGGGCGAACCAAATCACCTTACATTTGCGCGAGGACAGGCGGCATATTCACGATAGCGATGTGAAGCGCATTGTCCAATCAAGCCCCCTGCCTGTCAATATAGAATCCGCCCTTGATGAGAAAATTATCGATTATCTTTGTGCCTTAAAGCCACATCGCATTACGCTTGTGCCGGAAAAAAGAGAGGAGATTACCACAGAGGGCGGCTTAGATATAGAAGCACATTATAATAGCATACGCGAGAGTATAAAAGCCTTTGAATCTGTAGGGATTGCAAGTGCCCTTTTTATCGACCCAAAAAAAGAATCTATTTTTTTAGCGCGTGAGCTAGGGGCAAATGCCGTAGAGCTACACACGGGCAGATATGCTAATCTGCACCTTATGGCTTATAGCAATCTCGCTCACACACATCATTGTATCGCAGATATAAATCTCCCTAGAAATGAGCTGTTTAATGAAATTCGCATTAGCCTAGAGAATATCGCTCATTGTGCGATTCTAGCGACTTCTAGCGCGGAGGTGCGCACTATGGAGTGCTTTGCTGGACACGGATTAAACTATCAAAATGTTGGGGCTATTACGGCTATTCCGCATATCAGTGAGCTTAATATCGGGCATAGCATTATCGCAAGGGCAGTATTTGTAGGGCTCGAACGTGCCATCATACAGATGAGAGAAGCAATGTGTCAAAAATAGCCATTAGCATTGGTGATGTCAATGGCATAGGGCTTGAAATTGCCCTAAAAGCACATCAATATATTGCACAATGGTGTGAGCCGCTCTATTGTGTGCATAGAGATGTGTTAGAATCTGCAGGAGTACTTTTAAAATGCCCTGTATCTTTGGATATGGCTTGTGTGGGAGATTTTACATATCATTTAGAACATCTGATTGAGCCAAGTTGCATAAGCGCACAAAGCGGAAAATATAGCTATGAGAGCTTTATGCAGGGTGTGAAACTTGCTCAAAGTGGAGAGTGCGAGGCTTTAGTAACGCTCCCTATCCATAAAAAAGCGTGGCAAAAGGCAGGAATAACATATATCGGGCATACACACGCGCTTTCATCATATTTTCAAACGCAAGGCATTATGATGTTAGGCTGTCCATCGCTCTTTGTCGCACTTTTTACCGACCATATTGCCTTAAATGAAGTCAGTCAATGTGTGAATAAGGAGAGTGTGAAAGAGTTTTTATTACGTTTTGCTAGGGCAGTGAAACTGAGTGAAACTTGCTGTGTGCTGGGGCTTAATCCGCATTGTGGCGACGAGGGCGTGATGGGTAATGAGGATAGTCTCATTACTCTAGCCGTGCAGGAGGCAAATGCGGAGCTAGGCAAGGAGATATTTTTTGGTGCATATCCTGCCGATAGTGCTTTTTCGCCTTTAAATCGCGCTAGATTCCGCTATTTTGTGAGTATGTATCACGATGTGGGATTAGCTCCCCTAAAGGCACTTTATTTTGAGGAGAGCATTAATGTGAGTTTAAATCTCCCTATTTTACGCACTTCAGTAGATCACGGCGTGGCGTATGATAAGGCGTATAAGCAAGATTCTAAAGTGAGCTTACAAAGCTATCTTAACGCAGTCAAATATGCTTTAGATAGGGCTTAAATGGAGTTTGCTATGCCTTTATTCTTACTTTATGCTTATCCACCCTCGCAAATTCTATAAGGCATTTAGCTTAGATAATCCTAAGGGCATAGTCTAATATTCATAATTCCCACGATAAGAGATTTGTTTATAGCAATTTGTGCTTGTGTAAAAAGCTATGAATAATTTTATAGTAAAATGCGGAAAGTTTCGTAACTCACTCTCTAAAAAGGAAATCTTATGTGTGGAATCGTAGGCTATATTGGCAATAATGAGAAAAAGCAAATCCTTCTTAATGGTTTAAAGGAGTTAGAATATCGTGGCTATGATAGTGCGGGGATTGCCGTGCTAAGCCAAGATGAACTATATACTTTTCGTGCTGTGGGGAAAATCGAAGCTTTAGAATCAAAATGTAAAGATTTTAGCTCTAGCAATTTTGGCGTGGCTATTGGGCATACGCGCTGGGCGACACACGGCAAACCTACTGAAGCTAACGCCCACCCACATATCGCTGCCTTTAGCAATGTCGTGCATAATGGAATCATTGAAAACTACCAAGAAATCAAACAAGATTTAGAATCTAAGGGGCATTGCTTCCTTTCTCAAACCGATACAGAAGTTATCGTGCATTTGTTCGAAGAGCAGCTTAAAGATACGGCTGATTGCCTTAAAGCTTTTGAGGCGAGTATTGCCAAGCTTAAGGGGGCGTTTGCGATTTTGCTTATTACTAAAAAAGCCCCTGATTGTATTTTCTATGCGAAAAATGGCTCACCTCTTATCATTGGTAAAAGCGCGACACATACAGAGGAAATTTATTTTGCAAGCTCTGATGCACCTTTGATTGGGCTTGTGGATAAGGTCGTGTATTTAGAAGATGGTGATATGGGTGTGATGAAAATGGGTGCATTTAGCTCACTTAAAGGGGCTAAAAAGCTGGAAGGCACGAAGTCTTATGCACAAAAAGAGGGCTATCGCTACTTTATGGAAAAAGAGATTTATGAACAGCATAAAGTCCTGCTTGAAACGATGATGGGGCGCGTAAGTGAGGGGGATATAATCCTTGATGAGATAGAACCTCACTTTTTTGATGATATTACAAGCATTAGCATTTGTGCGTGTGGGACAAGCTACCACGCGGGATTAGGCGCAAAGTATCTCTTTGAGCGATTGGCAAAAATCAAAACAAATGTGCTTATTGCAAGTGAGTTTCGCTACGCACAGCCGGTAATGAATAAAAATGAGCTTTTTATTGTGATTTCTCAAAGTGGAGAGACGGCTGATACGCTAGAGGCTCTCAAACTTGCTAAGAAAAATGGCTTAAAAAGCCTTGCTATTTGCAATGTCGATAATAGCTCTATTGTGAGGGAATCTCATATTTCTTTGCTCACACGTGCTGGGATTGAAAAGGGCGTGGCAAGCACAAAAGCCTTCGCCACGCAAATAATGTTGCTGTGGATTCTAAGCGTGTATATAGGTAAGCTCCGTGGGCATATCGCGCCCGATAGCTTAAAATCGCATATTACCCAAATGATAAATGCAGCAAAAATCACAGAGGTAGATTCTCATATACACGAACATATCAAACGCTTATCTAAGCGATATTTGCACGGACACGGATTTTTCTTTATTGGACGCGATATTTTCTATCCTCTTGCGTTAGAGGGGGCATTGAAGCTTAAAGAGATTAGCTATCTCCACGCAGAGGGCTATCCTAGTGGAGAAATGAAGCACGGACCTATTGCCTTAGCTGATGCAGAGCTTTTCACCCTCGCGCTTATGCCTAGACACCTACTTTTTGATAAGATTAAGAGCAATGTAGAGGAGCTAAGTGCGCGTGATGCAACTATTTGTGCGGTGAGTAGTGAGGCAATTAAGGGTGTTGATGATATGATTTTGATTCCACATACGCAAAGCTATATGGAGGAATTTTTTGTAATGATGGTGGCATTGCAACTCTTTGCGCTAGAAATTGCCGTGCGTTTAGGCAATGATGTGGATATGCCTCGCAATTTAGCTAAAAGTGTCACGGTAGAATAGCCTTTGATTTTTGCGCTTATAGCCTTGCATAAGAGTATTGCGCCACAATTTTAGCTAAGCCATCATAAATAAAACTTTGCTACAATATCCTCTTACAATCCCACATTAAAGTTTGCTTAAATGAAACCACTTCCCATAAGTGTAACAATCCTTGTCAAAAACGCTGAATATACGCTCAAAGAGTGCTTAGAATCTCTGCAAGGCTTTGATGATATAGTCCTCCTTGATAATGGCAGCACGGATAGGACGCTTGAGATTGCAAAAGCATTTAGTAATGTGCAGATTCATCAAAGCGAGTTTATCGGCTTTGGGGCATTGAAAAACCTAGCTATAAGCTATGCTAAGCATAGTTGGATACTTAGCATTGATAGCGATGAAGTGCTAGAATCCCACACTTTTGAGATTATAGAATCAATGCAAGATTCTATGCAGGAGCATTGTATCTACGCCTTGCCACGTAAGAATCTTTACAATGGCGAGTGGATTAAGGCGTGTGGGTGGTATCCAGACTATGTGTGGCGGCTCTTTCACAAAGGATTCACAGCCTTTAATGACAATATTGTGCATGAAAGCGTGATAATCCCTCAAAACGCGCAAAAAGTGCATTTGCAAAGTGGCATAAAGCACTATGCGTATGATAATATCGCGCATTTACTTGATAAATTACAGCGATACTCTAGTCTTTGGGCGGAGCAAAATATACATAAAAAATCAAGCCCATTAAAAGCCCTTATTCACGGCTTTTGGACATTCTTTCGTAATTATTTTTTCAACAAGGGTATATTGTATGGCTATAAGGGCTTTGTGATTAGTGTCTGCAATGGTTTGGGGAGTTTTTTCAAATATATGAAGCTCTATGAATTGCAACAAGATACGCCCCCCCCCCAATTATGCTCGCTTATCGTCACCACTTATAACGCTAAAGAAGCCCTCAAAATTGTCTTAGATTCTATCAAACATCTTGTCTACTTGCCTACTGAAGTGCTTATCGCCGATGATGGCAGCACTGAGGATACAAAAGCCCTTATAGAATCCTATCAAGCCCATTTCCCCTGCCCTCTAAGGCATATTTGGCACGCAGATAAAGGCTTCCGCCTAAGTGCAATCCGCAATCGCGCTATAAATGCCGCACGTGGCGAGTATATCATTATCCTAGATGGCGATATGATAGTTAATCCTCATTTTGTGAAAGACCATTTACGCTATGCTAAAAGAGGTGTGTTTTTGCAAGGCTCTCGCGTGATTTTAGATGAGAAAACCACACAGGAGATTCTCACAAATAAGGCGGAGAATGCCTTTGAGAATGCCTTTAGATATGGGGGATTTAAGGCAAAACGCTCTGCTTTGCTCTCTCAAATGGTATTTGCCACTTCGCGCATTAGAGCTTGCTTTTTTGATACAAAAGACTTTATTAAGGGCATTCGCGGGTGTAATATGAGCTTTTATAAGAGTGATTGTGTGGCGATAAATGGCTTTAATGAGGCGTTTGAGGGCTGGGGGAGGGAAGATTCCGAATTTGTGGCGAGATTTTTATTTAATGGTGGGGAATTGCGGCGGCTCAAATTTGCTGGTATCGCCTATCATCTCTATCACCCTGAAAGCACCCGCACAATGCTAGAATCTAATCACAATATCTATCTTAAAACTATCGCGGCAAAAAGTCGCTTTTGCACTTTAGGGCTTAAAAAAGATTAAAAGCCTATAAGCATTCACAAAGGCGCACAAAACTTATAGGGCGCTACCCTTGCAAAAGCCCCTCTAGCTGCTTAATGCTCCTAGCCACATCAAAAGATTGAGAATGTGCCAATGCTTGAGCGGCAAACTTCTCCCTTGTATCCTTTGCATTATACATCGCTTCCATTACTTGGGTTAGGGCATAGGCATTTTTACTCTCAAAGAACATTCCGCACTCGCCTAGATTCTCATTATACAAAATCTCCTTGCTCGTGGGAATATCACTTGCGATGATGGGCTTACCTAGCACACAGGATTCTGCTAAAACTAACCCATAGCCCTCAAAATATGAAGCAAGCACCATCACATCACATATTTTCATAAAGGGATAAGGATTGCTATGGAAGCCTAGAAAGCGCACATTGCTGACATTTTGAGCCGCTAATATAGAATCTAATTCTTTTTTGTATCGCTCACCCTCACCAAGCAGCCATATCTCGTAGTTATAGCCCTTGTCTTGCAGGATTTTATTCGCCTCTAAAAGTGTGATAAGCCCCTTTTGGTATGTGAGTCTCCCTACTTGCATAAAGACAAAGTTATCCTTTTGAATATCGTGCGCGAGAGATTTTTGCATAATGCCATCTTTATCAATGGGATTATAAATCACCTCGATATGCTTATGTGAAAGCTGAGGATAAAGCTTAAGGAGGGAATCTTTGACATAATTGCTCACACAAATAATGCTATCAAGCCTGAGATATGCCTCAAGCTCGGCTTTATCGCGTTTGCCCTCTCTCATTTCATTTAGGGCAATGTGAATATAGCCTATCTTTTTGCCGCCTTGCTTTTGAGAAATATATATCGTGCTGATACCCTCCAAAAAGCCGATATTGACATCATATTGTTCTTTGATGAAATAATTAATTAATGTAGGATTGCGTAGCACACGTCTTTTCCAAAATTTATTTAAGAATCGCACTTTGCCAAAAATATGGGGAAATGTAAAAACTTTGTGGAGATGTTCCTCACACCAATGCAGATACGTATCTTGCTTTTTCTTTTCAATTAAGAATAAATCTATATCGCTTTTAGGGTTTATATCCCCCCCCCCCATTTGACTTTCTCTTAGCCAATAGGATAGAAAGTCTATAAGCACTCTCTCTGCTCCGCCCCCGCCAATGCCTAGATTACAAATGAGTATTTTCATACCTGCGCTCCTTAAGATAAAATAAAGCCACATCATAAAATATCAATATTTAAAAAAAGATTATGCTAAGCAAAAGGCTTCAATCTTTTATGACTCAAAGCTTTTGGGGTGTTTCTTTTGACTTATTGATTTTGCGTTTTTAGCGTTTGTGATAAGGGAGTGAAATTGATGGGTTTTGCTTGATATTTAGTATCTCAAAAGATATTTTTATCTTAATACTTTTAGATTCTTTATTTATTGCAAAAAGATGAAATCCTGTAAGGACAAAAAAAGGTTTCCCTCTCCCTAGCCCAAAAAAGAATAAAGCCTCCGCTTTTTACCTTTACAGGATTACATCTTTTTGCAATCAGGGAGAGAGCCTCACCCTATCCACACTTGCAACATCGGCGGAGGTGAGAGGTATATCCTCGAAACTGCCCTCTTTTTTCCAGATGTTTTGCATCACGATAGCTAAGCGAGAAAGCGGATAGAAATCAACTTATAAAACCCATATTTTGAGCTCATTACATAACCTTAAAGCTCTGCTATTGTCTGCATAGCCCTTGTTCTATATAGCTTTGCTGGGATTTTAAATCCTTATCATAATCTTTGACATTGTCTTTTGCTCCCACTTTACGCGCTCTTTTGTTTAAAAATGTCTTATTGCTACTTATTATGCTCCTTTGAGGCTCATAGCCTTTCAATGTGATACCTGCTATATCAAGCAATGTGTGGATCAAATCATCGCTCATATAGCGTTGATTCTGTGCTTTTTGCAGTTTTTTATATAATGCT encodes:
- the argS gene encoding arginine--tRNA ligase, whose protein sequence is MYSHIKCILAKSCGIDDEGVSIVLEKPKNKDLGHFATPLAFSLAKVKKTNPIHLAQDIAQALSQDAAFERVEALNGFVNLTLSHAFLHQQAKLYLTQPVQNPASKERILIEFVSANPTGPLHIGHARGAVYGDCLTRVGRFLGYEIDTEYYINDAGAQIDMLGLSILLAAQEHILGQEVSYPESYYRGEYIINLAKECEKHFGKDIFKSEDSIPTLADFGKNAMLEEIKANLALLGISFDNFVSEKVLYAQWQATLNSLKAHQGIYESEGKVWIASSQLSDEKDRVLVRENGEPTYLAGDIIYHRDKFMRDFTHYINIWGADHHGYIARVKAAIHFLGYDEGKLEVLLSQMVSLLKGGEPYKMSKRAGNFILLKDVVADIGADALRFIFLSKKPDTHLEFDVNDLNKQDSSNPVYYINYANARIHTIFEKAGIVMGDLPLKDSLNLNDDAKALLFEALCLPQMIESSFRDREIQKICEYLKSLAASLHGFYNAHKILQTLQQDDYLYVLKVVSHSLTLGLKLLGISAKTKM
- a CDS encoding branched-chain amino acid transporter permease, with protein sequence MDFAKSTPAYIVFLGKVLPSAIIAMLIVYCLKDTDLSQYPYGLNEIVAVCVVVGIHTAFKIPVLSIICGTITYMLLVQSDILNLL
- the ilvN gene encoding acetolactate synthase small subunit, whose translation is METKHKELKKSICINVINEHSVLARISGLFSARGYNIESLTTAPIPNTNLSRITIVTQGSAVVIEQIIKQLHKLIPVVSVVSNDDLLEKEAVLVKIPLSERLADIEVLCKAYNGKIVNANEKYIIVIATDKPNAISQFIAAIKTFNPKEIIRSGVIAMEK
- a CDS encoding pyridoxine 5'-phosphate synthase encodes the protein MRVKLGVNIDHIATLREARAIYEPDVLEAVFVAKNAGANQITLHLREDRRHIHDSDVKRIVQSSPLPVNIESALDEKIIDYLCALKPHRITLVPEKREEITTEGGLDIEAHYNSIRESIKAFESVGIASALFIDPKKESIFLARELGANAVELHTGRYANLHLMAYSNLAHTHHCIADINLPRNELFNEIRISLENIAHCAILATSSAEVRTMECFAGHGLNYQNVGAITAIPHISELNIGHSIIARAVFVGLERAIIQMREAMCQK
- the prfB gene encoding peptide chain release factor 2; translated protein: MDSYEYGELLKTLHTKCENIAKILNPQAMQTELDKIESLQSDESFWKDAQKAAEAAKQKRKYERILGSFNAMKQELDDAQELYEIATNEADSATLELLFESASALQEHIQKNEIQVMLSGENDGSNAIITIQPGAGGTESQDWASILYRMYLRWGERRGFKVELLDLQDGEEAGIKGAAFIIKGENAYGYAKAENGVHRLVRISPFDANAKRHTSFASVQVSPELDDDIQIDIEDKDIRIDTYRASGAGGQHVNKTESAIRITHFPTGIVVQCQNDRSQHKNKATAIKMLKSKLYELEMQKMARSSATDKSEIGWGHQIRSYVLAPYQQVKDLRSNYATSDTNGVLDGDIDALIESVLIHQHTQA
- a CDS encoding AzlC family ABC transporter permease translates to MLPPSPSCIIPALKDAFPHTIPIMLGYVFMGAVFGILLQKSGFNALWAFAMAIVIYGGTTQFIAVGLMANGVGLWESFLLVSMINARQIFYSISMLERFKQMGKKSYYMIYSLTDETLALLNLKTPKVGVDRQWFDFFISFLNQCYWVVGCTLWALLSEYLHFEPKGLEFVMSAIFVVIFIEQWRNKAMRTPALIGIIISLVCLCIFGSGHFLLPALLGICIVLSLRRKSLVA
- a CDS encoding acetolactate synthase large subunit; amino-acid sequence: MNQLTGAQMVIEALHLEGVKVIFGYPGGAVLHIYDEIYKQQYFNHILARHEQGAVHAADGYARSSGEVGVAIITSGPGFTNAITGIATAYTDSIPLVVISGQVPITQIGTDAFQEIDAVGISRPCTKHNFLVRHITELPRILKEAFYIAKSGRQGPVLVDIPKDITGTLGEFTYPNSITLQSYKPTIKGNPRQIKKLCEALICAKKPLLYIGGGAILSNAGEDVRELAHRTGIPCVETLLARGVLAHNDENLLGMLGMHGSYAANMAVSECDLLVCLGARFDDRVTGRLSDFAKGAKIAHIDIDPSSIGKIVSVDFPIVGDLKHILADMMIELSTYNSEHIAEWKAYLHTLAKQNPLTYTGSTDSIKPQWVVQKIGEMLGDKAIITTDVGQHQMWAAQFYPFSFPRQFLTSGGLGTMGYGLPAALGAKLAREDKHIINITGDGSILMNIQELMTCVEYNIPLVSVILNNNYLGMVRQWQSFFYDNRFSHVDLSMQPDFIKLIESFGGVGFRVECKETFENALKQALAAKKVAFIEVIVDRHEDVLPMVPTGGALHEMILHKKQK